From Schaalia sp. ZJ405, one genomic window encodes:
- a CDS encoding peptidoglycan bridge formation glycyltransferase FemA/FemB family protein → MRHLSMKEIAPSVFDAFSATHPLGNFQQTTRMATTRIERGDEVEYLGVFSEDTLVGATLLEIHPSRFAPTAEIHDGPLIDFGDDELVSFFFTTLRERLRSRRVDRLVMTPELPYRLLDENGTPPPINPHDSSQWPRFLPRHAAVGPLDHEFNLLLKQGFTHRGFDTGLELMARWRFLKDLSDIHTEADLLATYSRFTKRKVRIAASSGLVIERVGSDKLPVFHELCELSAEKQGFKNRELHLYELLSDAFDDQIDVVIAYVDTAALLDSWTSKREEFIRTISRKERRASTAQNPEKAIRELDDLRRKLSSAQKHLDDTRRAIEKDGTYIPVACGLFIWHERECAYLYSGSNRAYASLCAPTLIQHHMMLECIKRGITRYNFYGIHGVFDDPHHPGRGLLEFKQGFGGYVEELMGIFTLPLRPGMLAFKKALRTLLRR, encoded by the coding sequence ATGCGTCATCTGTCAATGAAGGAAATTGCGCCCTCGGTATTCGATGCATTCAGCGCGACACACCCACTAGGAAATTTCCAGCAGACAACACGTATGGCAACAACCCGCATAGAGCGCGGTGACGAGGTCGAGTACCTCGGCGTTTTTTCGGAAGACACCCTGGTTGGGGCAACGCTGCTGGAGATCCATCCAAGCAGGTTCGCACCTACCGCTGAGATCCACGACGGCCCCCTCATCGACTTCGGTGACGACGAACTCGTCTCCTTTTTCTTCACCACTCTGCGTGAACGCCTCCGCTCTCGACGCGTCGACAGACTTGTCATGACGCCAGAGCTCCCCTACCGGCTGCTCGACGAAAACGGGACCCCCCCCCCCATTAACCCACACGATTCCTCTCAGTGGCCACGCTTTCTGCCGCGTCACGCAGCTGTCGGCCCCTTGGACCACGAGTTCAATCTGCTCCTCAAACAAGGCTTCACACATCGGGGCTTCGACACCGGTTTAGAGCTGATGGCCCGTTGGCGCTTCCTCAAGGACCTTTCGGACATTCACACCGAGGCCGACCTGCTGGCCACATATTCACGATTCACGAAACGCAAGGTCCGCATCGCCGCATCAAGCGGTCTGGTGATTGAGCGCGTCGGATCCGACAAACTCCCCGTGTTCCATGAGCTCTGTGAGCTCTCCGCTGAAAAACAGGGGTTCAAGAACCGCGAACTTCACCTGTATGAACTCCTCAGCGATGCTTTCGATGACCAGATCGACGTGGTGATCGCCTACGTCGATACGGCAGCATTGCTGGATTCATGGACCTCCAAACGCGAGGAATTCATTCGCACAATCAGCCGCAAGGAACGCAGAGCGTCCACTGCTCAAAACCCCGAGAAGGCGATTCGAGAACTTGACGACCTCCGCCGAAAGCTCTCGTCAGCGCAAAAGCACCTTGACGACACTCGACGCGCGATCGAGAAAGACGGAACCTACATTCCGGTTGCGTGTGGGCTTTTCATCTGGCACGAACGCGAATGCGCCTACCTCTATTCGGGAAGCAACCGCGCCTACGCCAGCCTCTGTGCCCCCACTCTCATCCAACATCACATGATGTTGGAGTGCATCAAACGCGGGATCACCCGTTACAACTTCTACGGCATCCACGGGGTCTTTGACGATCCACACCATCCTGGCCGTGGGCTCCTCGAATTCAAGCAAGGGTTCGGCGGATACGTGGAGGAACTCATGGGGATCTTCACCTTACCGCTCCGACCGGGCATGCTCGCATTCAAGAAGGCGCTGCGAACTCTCCTGCGTCGCTAG
- a CDS encoding glycerophosphodiester phosphodiesterase: MIPVTAPRSIIILAHRGGGDEAPENTITAFRHTRSLGLRHIETDAHLTADGVVVLNHDPTVDRCYDGSGLISQMTWHELSQLRNEAGEQMPLLGETLEAFPDMYFNIDAKVSGVEGPMVDVIEEHGATGRVLVASFSERRLRRVRERTRMGIATSLGTQGVVRLVAAAQTGTSPSSWGVPGLRHGVAAVQVPTTSSCVRVVDRRFVAAAHTAGLAVHVWTIDDLDEVVDLMELGVDGIITNRPRAVRDLLVERGLWFEPPAPSSSRHPRD, from the coding sequence ATGATCCCTGTGACCGCTCCGCGAAGCATCATCATTTTGGCGCATCGTGGAGGAGGGGATGAAGCCCCTGAGAACACGATCACCGCTTTTCGTCATACGCGTTCCCTGGGGTTGCGTCACATTGAAACGGATGCGCATCTCACCGCCGATGGCGTTGTCGTTCTCAACCATGATCCGACAGTGGATCGCTGCTATGACGGTTCCGGTCTCATCTCGCAGATGACGTGGCATGAGCTTTCTCAACTGCGGAACGAGGCTGGGGAGCAGATGCCGTTGCTCGGGGAGACTTTAGAGGCATTCCCGGATATGTACTTCAACATCGACGCGAAGGTTTCCGGTGTTGAAGGCCCAATGGTTGACGTTATCGAAGAGCACGGGGCTACGGGCCGCGTCCTCGTTGCGTCTTTTTCTGAGCGGCGATTGCGCCGGGTTCGTGAACGAACCCGGATGGGGATTGCGACTTCTCTGGGGACCCAGGGTGTTGTCCGTTTGGTTGCGGCAGCTCAGACTGGAACGTCGCCCTCGTCCTGGGGAGTCCCGGGACTGCGTCACGGCGTCGCTGCTGTTCAGGTGCCCACAACGTCGAGTTGCGTCCGCGTTGTTGATCGACGTTTCGTTGCGGCCGCTCACACAGCAGGCCTAGCCGTTCACGTGTGGACAATCGACGATCTCGATGAAGTCGTTGACCTGATGGAGCTGGGTGTTGACGGGATCATCACGAACCGTCCGAGGGCGGTGCGTGATCTTCTTGTCGAACGAGGCCTCTGGTTCGAGCCTCCGGCTCCGTCCTCGTCACGACACCCGCGCGACTAG
- a CDS encoding M23 family metallopeptidase, with amino-acid sequence MAEAEFTCPLPKRRQLHHSAPAGESTPVFPDVAGESTSHSAASPASLQDQSSQSSTHSRAASFSSRFGRVGLLLSLAAMTVIVPVSGFVTAGSSVTLPSRALGTVTGMSSWTRPHVENSEVGQELSGSITAASRARVRAPITVTPCLGTSSVADGSRQIDVVSDTIYWPLEKGTYVETSPFGMRISPITGTLHMHEGVDLAAPMDTPLYSVADGKVVEVAENYFAGAFVKIKHERADGTVFYSVYLHQYTEKILVHEGDAVKAGQPIGAVGTSGWSTGPHLHFEIHDAADKVTDPMAWMKQAGAIHLGEDACQ; translated from the coding sequence TTGGCTGAAGCGGAATTCACCTGTCCACTGCCGAAACGCCGGCAGCTGCATCATTCAGCGCCTGCGGGTGAATCAACACCTGTTTTTCCCGACGTCGCCGGGGAATCAACGTCTCATTCCGCGGCTTCACCGGCCTCCTTGCAGGATCAGTCTTCGCAGTCCTCAACGCACAGCCGCGCAGCGAGCTTCTCCTCCCGCTTCGGTCGCGTGGGGCTTCTTCTCTCACTCGCAGCGATGACAGTGATTGTGCCCGTGTCGGGTTTCGTCACCGCCGGTTCCTCGGTGACTCTTCCGAGCCGCGCGTTGGGTACGGTCACCGGGATGTCCTCATGGACGAGGCCCCACGTGGAAAACTCCGAAGTAGGACAGGAACTTTCTGGTTCGATCACGGCGGCTTCGCGTGCTCGCGTGCGCGCACCCATCACGGTGACACCGTGCCTGGGCACGTCCTCTGTGGCAGACGGTAGCCGACAGATCGACGTTGTTTCCGACACGATTTACTGGCCCTTGGAAAAAGGAACGTATGTTGAGACTTCACCCTTTGGGATGAGGATCTCACCGATCACAGGCACTCTCCACATGCACGAGGGTGTTGACCTGGCCGCGCCAATGGATACGCCGCTGTATTCCGTTGCAGATGGCAAGGTCGTCGAAGTGGCAGAGAACTACTTTGCGGGCGCGTTCGTCAAGATCAAGCACGAGCGGGCTGATGGCACGGTTTTCTACTCCGTCTACCTTCACCAGTACACCGAGAAAATCCTCGTTCACGAGGGCGACGCGGTCAAAGCCGGACAGCCTATCGGTGCTGTGGGAACAAGCGGATGGTCCACGGGACCACACTTGCATTTTGAGATCCATGATGCCGCCGACAAGGTCACTGATCCGATGGCGTGGATGAAGCAGGCGGGTGCCATTCATCTTGGCGAGGACGCGTGCCAATGA
- a CDS encoding hemolysin family protein produces MTTAWGLTITLVLLFINAFFVAGEFATTSTRRSQVEPLAAEGKRGAKQAMYALEHVSLMLAICQLGVTIASTTLGVVAEPSIAHLVEGPLVAAGLSPASSHVVGFVGALVIVLFLHVVFGEMVPKNVSIASPTRMLLFLAPILVSIGHFIRPIIEAMDRAANWFVRQAGFEPQGEISATFTVEEVASIVELSQAEGMIKDDLGLLSGTLEFSSETAQSAMVSRDDLIVLPESVTPDEFEHEVARTGYSRFPLIDEDGNITGYLHLKDVLYADEESRMRPVTSWRIRRMESVNPGDEVEDVLRHMQRTGTHCALVVDAGKVLGVVFLEDILEELVGEVRDSLQRVREV; encoded by the coding sequence ATGACCACCGCATGGGGCCTGACTATTACCCTTGTTCTCCTGTTCATTAACGCGTTCTTTGTTGCCGGAGAATTCGCCACAACCTCGACCCGTCGTTCCCAGGTTGAACCGCTGGCGGCGGAGGGCAAACGCGGCGCGAAACAAGCAATGTACGCCCTCGAACACGTGTCTTTGATGCTGGCAATTTGTCAGCTGGGAGTGACGATTGCGTCAACAACGCTGGGTGTTGTGGCTGAGCCGTCAATTGCCCATCTTGTTGAGGGTCCGCTCGTGGCTGCGGGACTTTCCCCGGCCAGTTCTCACGTCGTCGGTTTCGTTGGCGCGTTGGTCATCGTCCTATTCCTCCACGTGGTCTTTGGTGAGATGGTGCCTAAGAACGTATCGATTGCCTCACCCACGAGGATGCTCCTCTTTCTTGCACCGATCCTCGTGTCGATCGGACATTTCATTCGCCCGATCATCGAGGCAATGGATCGCGCTGCCAACTGGTTTGTGCGTCAGGCGGGGTTTGAGCCGCAGGGAGAGATTTCCGCGACCTTCACCGTTGAAGAGGTTGCCTCAATTGTTGAACTTTCTCAGGCGGAAGGCATGATCAAAGACGACCTCGGCTTGCTTTCGGGCACGCTGGAGTTCTCCTCTGAGACGGCTCAGTCGGCGATGGTGTCGCGTGACGACCTGATTGTCCTACCTGAATCCGTGACCCCCGATGAGTTTGAGCACGAAGTCGCCCGGACCGGCTACTCCCGTTTCCCGCTGATTGACGAGGACGGAAATATCACCGGGTACCTTCACCTTAAGGATGTTCTCTATGCCGACGAGGAATCCCGGATGCGTCCGGTGACCTCGTGGAGGATCCGTCGCATGGAATCGGTCAACCCCGGGGACGAGGTCGAGGACGTTCTGAGACACATGCAGCGAACCGGAACGCATTGCGCCCTCGTTGTTGACGCGGGGAAGGTATTGGGGGTTGTGTTCCTCGAAGACATCCTTGAGGAACTCGTCGGTGAGGTTCGCGATTCACTGCAGCGGGTCCGTGAAGTGTGA
- a CDS encoding hemolysin family protein — MVDILMLLLGVVLTAGTFIFVSAEFSLVALDQAVVEKRAETGDKSAAQVLKATKTLSTQLSGAQVGITLTTILLGYTTQTTIAALLTDLLDWAGLAQVVAAGIAAVVAAIAINVFSMLFGELVPKNLALAHPLRTARLVVPFQMIFTALFKPVILVLNGSANWVLARFGIEPQEEISSARSASELAALVRHSADEGTLDTSTASLLTNSIRISELSAGDVMTDRGLLHILDMDQTAADVVALARETGHSRFPVVGEDLDDIIGFVSLRRAVAVPFDRRGEVPVVSSSLLAPAPSVPETAPIGPLMVKLRDQGLQMAVVVDEYGGVSGIVTLEDVIEEIVGEVSDEHDQRRLGIRPRPDGSLLVPGRLRPDELYQRTGIVVPDDGPYDTLAGLVMTELGRVPQVGDVVASGRVRLEVTQTQGRRVMQLGVTVDAAEALENEELI, encoded by the coding sequence ATCGTGGACATCCTCATGCTGCTCCTCGGCGTGGTCCTCACAGCGGGAACCTTCATTTTCGTGTCCGCCGAATTCTCCCTCGTTGCCCTCGACCAGGCGGTCGTTGAAAAACGCGCCGAAACCGGCGACAAATCCGCCGCGCAGGTTCTCAAAGCAACAAAGACCCTCTCTACCCAGCTTTCCGGCGCCCAGGTGGGCATCACCCTGACAACAATTCTCCTGGGATATACAACGCAGACAACCATCGCCGCGCTCCTGACAGATCTTCTTGACTGGGCAGGTCTCGCCCAGGTTGTTGCCGCAGGAATCGCCGCAGTTGTTGCGGCAATCGCCATCAACGTCTTCTCGATGCTCTTCGGCGAACTTGTTCCCAAGAACCTTGCACTGGCTCATCCCCTTCGGACGGCTCGCCTCGTGGTTCCGTTCCAAATGATTTTCACAGCCCTATTCAAGCCGGTGATCCTCGTTCTCAACGGCTCCGCAAACTGGGTCCTCGCCCGCTTTGGAATCGAACCGCAGGAGGAAATCTCATCCGCCCGCTCAGCCTCCGAATTAGCTGCTCTGGTGCGTCACAGCGCAGACGAAGGAACGCTGGACACGTCAACGGCATCGTTGCTGACCAACTCGATCCGCATCTCTGAACTCTCCGCAGGCGATGTCATGACCGACCGCGGTCTACTCCACATTCTCGACATGGATCAAACGGCGGCGGATGTTGTTGCCCTCGCCCGCGAAACCGGACATTCGCGTTTCCCAGTCGTGGGTGAAGACCTCGATGACATCATCGGTTTTGTCTCCTTGCGCCGTGCTGTGGCGGTCCCCTTCGACCGTCGCGGCGAAGTTCCTGTTGTCTCGTCCTCGTTGCTTGCCCCCGCCCCGTCGGTTCCCGAAACGGCACCGATCGGTCCGCTGATGGTCAAGCTGCGTGACCAGGGTCTGCAAATGGCGGTTGTCGTGGACGAATACGGCGGGGTCTCGGGAATCGTTACCCTCGAAGACGTCATTGAAGAGATCGTGGGTGAAGTATCCGACGAACATGATCAGCGGCGTTTGGGGATTCGTCCTCGTCCCGATGGATCGCTGCTGGTCCCGGGACGACTACGCCCCGACGAGCTGTACCAGCGCACCGGAATCGTTGTTCCCGATGACGGCCCCTATGACACTCTCGCTGGCCTTGTCATGACGGAGCTTGGGCGGGTGCCTCAGGTCGGAGACGTCGTCGCCTCGGGCAGAGTGCGTCTGGAGGTCACGCAGACGCAGGGGCGCCGCGTCATGCAGCTGGGTGTCACCGTTGATGCTGCTGAGGCTCTTGAGAATGAGGAGCTCATATGA
- a CDS encoding multifunctional oxoglutarate decarboxylase/oxoglutarate dehydrogenase thiamine pyrophosphate-binding subunit/dihydrolipoyllysine-residue succinyltransferase subunit, translated as MMSFQSNGETGMSEANSPKPGNQWYVEQMRQQFLTAPETLDDSWRNYFLSEAAPPQLRAPQPPIPSSSPGAATGHGNDAPPAMSQADEALAALESTDDEPSSPTAEENVESVTRSDLPPAPPTRIAEATSPYARQQGAAHTSPVNGSGESLDEDRVSALKGVARATAKNMDASLTIPTATTQRNIPAKLLIENRVLINSHLARTVGGKISFTHLIGYALVEALAEIPSLNVRYTLDGTKPSIEQFAHVGLGIAIDVKGSNGERSLMVPVIARADTLTFMEFVDAYQDIVTRARDGKLTADDFRGATVTLTNPGTLGTTTSVPRLMNGQGLIVGVGATDYPAEFRGVSPSRLAQLGIGKTMFMSSTYDHRVIQGAASGQFLGLIDAKLSGRDGFYERVFSSLRVPLHPYAWEPDHEYDPAREKGKPARIGEIIHAFRSRGHLAADTDPLAYRVRMHPDLDLATYGLSVWDLDRPFPTGGFGGTSQMVLRDLLARLRDTYTRSVGIEYMHIQDPEQRKWVQQQIEKPYEAPSPEEQRRILHTLIKAEAFEEFLQTKYMGQKRFSLEGGESLIPLLDEILNDSARAGIVEVAIGMAHRGRLNVLANIAGKSYAQIFSEFEGYFAPGAQQGSGDVKYHLGTWGVYSADDGMATKVYMAANPSHLEAADGVLQGIVHAKQEELGDPDLPIIPVLIHGDAAFIGQGVVQETLNMSQLNGYKTGGTIHIIVNNQIGFTTGPTSGRSTRYPTDLAKGLQVPILHVNADDPEAVVRMAHLAWEYRNRFHKDVIIDMVCYRRRGHNEGDDPSMTQPVMYALIDSIPSTRAVYIRNLVGRGQLTEEEAQASISAYEAELGRILDETREKGEWNPGNPSADTPQSAVPTTHHPHGASGPEGGTAQDMAEVGTAGEAHDDHDWVMPESQMPGKGMMIGWQSSVTPLELHRIGDAQVTFPEGFTPHPKMAQLCERRREMAYGQRPIDWGFGELLAFGTLLMEGTPIRLSGEDSRRATFVQRHAVLHDHSDGREFTPLQFLTTDQASFTVLDSPLSEYAVLAFDYGYSVQRPEALTLWEAQFGDFANGAQTVIDEFVCSAEQKWGQRSSLVMLLPHGYEGQGPDHSSARIERYLQLAAEDNMWIVQPSTPANHFHMLRIQAYKRPRKPLIAFTPKQLLRLSAATSSVDEFTSGTFRPVIGEVNADLASSSVSRVVLCSGRIYYDLAKERAKLGNTSTALIRVEQLYPLPFEEIRAELSRYQGAEVVWVQDEPRNQGAWPHMALNLFPEIGVAARVISRPESATTAAGRASLHNAQRDELIRSVFSA; from the coding sequence ATGATGTCCTTCCAGTCGAACGGAGAAACAGGGATGTCCGAGGCGAACAGCCCGAAACCCGGCAACCAGTGGTACGTCGAGCAGATGCGTCAGCAGTTCCTCACTGCCCCAGAAACGCTTGACGACTCATGGAGAAATTACTTTTTAAGCGAGGCGGCGCCCCCGCAGTTGCGCGCCCCTCAGCCCCCGATTCCGTCCTCGTCCCCAGGGGCGGCGACAGGTCACGGAAACGACGCACCCCCAGCGATGTCGCAGGCCGACGAAGCCCTCGCAGCGCTGGAGTCCACCGATGACGAACCATCCTCTCCCACGGCAGAGGAAAACGTCGAATCTGTGACGCGATCAGACCTTCCACCCGCGCCCCCGACGCGAATTGCCGAGGCCACGTCCCCGTATGCCAGGCAGCAGGGAGCAGCGCATACATCACCCGTGAATGGATCTGGCGAATCCTTAGACGAAGACCGCGTGAGCGCACTGAAGGGCGTTGCCCGCGCGACGGCGAAAAACATGGATGCATCGCTGACGATTCCTACGGCAACGACGCAGAGGAATATCCCCGCGAAGCTCCTCATCGAAAACCGCGTGCTCATCAATTCTCACCTGGCTCGCACGGTCGGCGGAAAAATCTCCTTTACTCACCTCATCGGGTACGCACTCGTCGAAGCCCTGGCAGAGATTCCTTCCCTCAACGTCCGCTACACGCTCGACGGAACGAAGCCCTCGATTGAACAGTTCGCGCACGTTGGACTTGGCATCGCAATCGATGTCAAGGGCAGTAATGGGGAGCGCTCGCTCATGGTCCCCGTGATTGCGCGAGCCGACACCCTGACCTTCATGGAGTTCGTTGATGCCTACCAGGACATCGTGACTCGTGCGCGAGATGGGAAACTCACGGCCGATGACTTCCGGGGGGCAACCGTCACTTTGACGAACCCGGGAACTCTGGGGACAACGACATCAGTTCCACGCCTGATGAACGGCCAGGGCTTGATCGTTGGCGTTGGAGCTACCGACTACCCGGCGGAATTCCGCGGAGTTTCCCCCTCACGATTGGCGCAGCTGGGAATCGGGAAGACGATGTTCATGTCGTCCACCTACGATCACCGAGTCATTCAGGGTGCCGCCTCAGGACAGTTCCTCGGGCTCATCGATGCGAAACTCTCCGGACGCGACGGCTTCTACGAACGCGTGTTCAGCTCACTGCGCGTCCCCCTTCATCCCTATGCGTGGGAGCCCGACCACGAATACGACCCGGCCCGTGAAAAGGGGAAGCCCGCACGCATCGGCGAAATCATTCATGCCTTCCGTTCCCGCGGACACCTGGCAGCTGATACCGACCCGCTGGCCTACCGCGTGCGGATGCATCCCGATCTTGATCTGGCAACCTACGGGTTGAGTGTGTGGGATCTCGATCGTCCTTTCCCCACCGGCGGCTTCGGTGGAACCAGCCAGATGGTGCTGCGTGACCTGCTGGCACGCCTGCGCGACACATACACGCGTTCCGTCGGAATTGAATACATGCATATTCAAGATCCCGAGCAACGCAAATGGGTTCAGCAGCAGATCGAGAAGCCCTACGAAGCTCCATCACCTGAGGAACAGCGTCGTATTCTTCACACCCTCATCAAAGCCGAAGCATTCGAGGAATTCCTTCAGACGAAGTACATGGGACAAAAGCGTTTCTCGCTTGAGGGCGGCGAATCACTGATCCCCCTGCTCGACGAAATCCTCAATGACTCAGCGCGCGCCGGCATTGTTGAAGTAGCAATCGGCATGGCTCACCGCGGACGACTCAATGTCCTGGCAAATATCGCCGGCAAGTCCTACGCTCAGATTTTTTCCGAATTCGAGGGCTACTTCGCTCCGGGCGCTCAGCAGGGTTCCGGCGACGTCAAATACCACCTGGGAACATGGGGTGTGTACTCCGCCGATGACGGCATGGCAACGAAAGTGTACATGGCCGCGAATCCCTCCCACCTCGAGGCCGCTGACGGCGTTCTCCAAGGCATCGTTCATGCCAAGCAGGAGGAACTGGGCGACCCCGATCTCCCCATCATTCCCGTGCTTATTCACGGCGATGCCGCGTTCATCGGTCAGGGAGTCGTTCAAGAAACGCTCAATATGAGCCAGCTCAACGGCTACAAGACCGGCGGAACCATCCACATCATCGTCAATAACCAGATCGGATTCACCACCGGCCCCACATCGGGTCGTTCAACGCGTTACCCCACGGACCTGGCGAAGGGACTCCAGGTTCCCATCCTCCACGTCAATGCCGACGATCCCGAAGCCGTTGTCCGCATGGCTCACCTTGCCTGGGAATACCGCAACCGCTTCCACAAGGACGTCATCATCGACATGGTGTGCTACCGCCGACGCGGTCACAACGAGGGCGACGATCCGTCGATGACACAGCCGGTGATGTACGCGCTCATTGATTCCATTCCCTCAACGCGCGCCGTGTACATCCGCAACCTCGTTGGCCGTGGACAACTGACCGAAGAGGAAGCACAAGCGTCGATCAGCGCCTACGAGGCCGAGCTTGGTCGCATCCTCGACGAAACCCGGGAAAAGGGTGAATGGAATCCTGGGAACCCCAGCGCCGACACCCCCCAATCCGCGGTGCCGACCACCCACCACCCACACGGAGCCTCCGGTCCTGAGGGTGGAACAGCTCAAGACATGGCTGAAGTCGGCACCGCCGGTGAAGCCCACGATGACCATGACTGGGTGATGCCCGAATCTCAGATGCCTGGGAAAGGCATGATGATCGGCTGGCAGTCATCAGTGACACCGCTGGAGCTTCATCGCATCGGTGACGCGCAGGTGACGTTCCCCGAAGGCTTCACTCCTCATCCGAAGATGGCGCAGCTGTGTGAACGTCGCCGTGAAATGGCGTATGGACAGCGTCCCATTGACTGGGGATTCGGTGAGCTTCTCGCTTTCGGCACCCTGCTCATGGAAGGCACCCCGATCCGTCTATCCGGTGAGGATTCCCGCCGCGCAACCTTCGTTCAACGGCACGCGGTTCTTCACGATCACTCCGATGGTCGCGAATTCACCCCCCTCCAGTTCCTCACCACCGATCAGGCATCGTTCACGGTTCTTGACTCTCCGCTGTCGGAATACGCGGTACTTGCTTTCGACTACGGCTACTCCGTCCAGCGACCTGAGGCGCTGACGCTGTGGGAAGCGCAGTTCGGTGACTTCGCCAACGGCGCGCAAACCGTCATTGATGAGTTTGTCTGCTCGGCTGAACAGAAATGGGGTCAGCGTTCCTCTCTGGTTATGCTTCTTCCCCACGGATACGAAGGCCAGGGGCCTGACCATTCTTCCGCGCGTATCGAGCGATACCTTCAGCTTGCCGCTGAAGACAACATGTGGATTGTTCAGCCTTCCACACCGGCGAACCATTTCCACATGCTCCGCATCCAGGCGTACAAACGCCCACGTAAGCCGCTGATTGCTTTCACTCCAAAACAGCTCCTACGTCTGTCAGCGGCCACGTCATCGGTTGATGAGTTCACCTCCGGGACGTTCCGCCCCGTCATTGGTGAAGTCAACGCTGATCTGGCATCGTCCTCGGTGTCGCGCGTTGTCCTGTGCTCGGGTCGCATCTACTACGACCTTGCCAAAGAACGCGCGAAACTCGGCAACACCTCGACTGCGCTCATCCGGGTTGAGCAGCTGTATCCGCTGCCCTTCGAGGAGATTCGCGCCGAGCTGTCACGCTATCAAGGCGCTGAGGTCGTGTGGGTGCAAGACGAGCCACGCAACCAGGGGGCATGGCCGCACATGGCTCTTAACCTCTTCCCCGAAATAGGGGTTGCTGCTCGCGTGATTTCTCGTCCCGAATCGGCAACAACCGCCGCGGGTCGCGCGTCCTTGCACAACGCCCAGCGAGATGAACTGATCCGCTCGGTATTCTCCGCGTAA
- a CDS encoding GDSL-type esterase/lipase family protein, with product MRICIIGDELVAGTGDPRGLGWVGRVSAHSEFATPPTILTLAMPGETTREMASRWQHEVSPRLPADEPRGLVIAVGPADVTGGVSSSRSRLNIANITDQASNLGIPCFVVGPPPIAGVDQQSLKTLSQSCAQVCERRSIPFVDTYAPLISHDQWFEDMAASRARSGDGYTLPGQSGYALLAWLVLHQGWYEWTGSQPST from the coding sequence GTGCGCATCTGCATCATCGGCGACGAACTCGTCGCGGGAACAGGTGATCCCCGCGGACTCGGATGGGTGGGACGCGTGAGCGCACACTCCGAATTTGCTACTCCCCCAACGATCCTCACCCTCGCAATGCCGGGTGAAACCACTCGCGAGATGGCCTCGCGCTGGCAGCATGAGGTTTCACCGCGACTCCCTGCCGACGAACCGCGCGGGCTCGTCATTGCCGTAGGCCCAGCGGATGTCACTGGCGGGGTGTCATCATCTCGCTCACGGCTCAACATCGCAAACATCACCGACCAGGCCTCAAACTTAGGAATCCCCTGCTTCGTTGTTGGCCCACCACCGATCGCAGGTGTCGACCAGCAGTCCTTGAAAACTCTGTCTCAGTCATGCGCCCAAGTGTGCGAACGCCGATCGATCCCCTTCGTTGATACCTACGCTCCACTGATTTCCCACGACCAGTGGTTCGAAGACATGGCTGCCTCGCGGGCGCGTTCTGGAGACGGCTACACGCTCCCCGGGCAATCTGGGTACGCACTCTTGGCATGGCTTGTCCTGCATCAAGGGTGGTATGAGTGGACGGGTTCTCAGCCCAGCACGTAG
- a CDS encoding 50S ribosomal protein bL37, which produces MSKRGRKRRDRRKNGANHGKRPNA; this is translated from the coding sequence ATGTCGAAGAGGGGTCGTAAGCGTCGCGATCGTCGTAAGAACGGCGCGAACCACGGCAAGCGTCCTAACGCCTGA
- a CDS encoding anti-sigma factor, with the protein MKREDMACEQVRRYLDMLVDCEECDERTLLIDRGVIDGPAQQVRELLREHCLTCPECTDRLVAERHLRSLVRRCYESETAPSGLRARIIQSVTSVRVIVE; encoded by the coding sequence ATGAAGCGTGAAGACATGGCGTGTGAGCAGGTGCGCCGCTATCTTGACATGCTGGTTGACTGCGAAGAGTGTGATGAGCGGACTCTCCTCATTGATCGCGGCGTTATTGACGGACCAGCGCAGCAGGTGAGGGAATTACTTCGTGAGCATTGCCTGACGTGTCCTGAGTGCACGGACCGACTGGTTGCCGAGCGTCATCTGCGTTCCCTGGTGCGCCGCTGCTACGAATCAGAGACCGCGCCCTCGGGTTTACGTGCCCGCATTATTCAGTCAGTGACGAGTGTCCGCGTCATCGTTGAGTAG